ACTTGCCTTTGTTCCTAGGGAAGGGAAATATTCGCATACCTGCGTCATGGCACTTCAGAATGGATGCCTATGTTCTAATGGTACACGAAAGGTAATGCAGataattcatgtgttttctaGTGCAATTAGAGCATGATCATTTGTTAGAATTTGCTCAATTGAAAGGAATGGTTTTCTCTAGTGATTGTAAAAAAGGTTTCTTACTAAAACAAAGATAATTGTAAATTTAAGAccataatattttacaaattagaAAACAGTTTTTCACGGTCACAATATCCATAATCAATGAAAAAGTACATGTGTAGTCTAGTCGTGTCCTGAATTTGCGTGCTGTTAATTTGGTGGTCATTGCTGACAGGTTCCAGTTGCAGTGCTGTTATCTCAATGTCCAAAAGAGTGTGATCGGAATTCAACACTGCTGAGGTTCCCAGAAGTTGTAAGGATATTCCATGAATTCAGCCATGTGGTATGCTAAATACTCTCTCATACTCTCTGTTTAGTCGACTTCTTAATAGAAATGTTCTTCTGATCATTTCCTacttaattttctttcttgacaagtgaaattcaatttttgatCAATGTTAATTTGCTAATTAACTCCAATATTTTGTAGGTCCACCATATATCCAACAGAGCCACCTTTTCAAGATTTTCGGCTCTTCAAGTGGAGGGGGATTTCGCTGAAATTCCAAGCCTATTACTTGAGAATTGGTAGGTGTGGTGTGGTTGTGTTTCTTCAGTAACATACCAACACTTTGGACATTGTCATTTCTGATATGTAAGTTGAAATTTGTCATTTCAGGTGCTATGAGaacatttctttaaaaatgatGTCTGGCTTCCACCAGGTGCTGCAAGTTAGCATGATGTTTATGTACTGAAATTGGTTTGAAACATTGTGCAATGCCAGgagtttaaataaaaaaagccaTAGCATGCTCCAGAGGAGATATCTAGAGTTTTAGAATACAAAGTCATTTTAGCCGATGGAACAATCAGGCAGATGAATAAgaagtatatgtttttttttggcatagtTGAAGAAAGGTTAGATTAAGAAAACAGTATAGGAACTGGGAATAGTTTCCTCTTTTGTTTATGACATGAAATGAATCTGATGACACAAAAAAATGTGTTAATGATACAtgcttttaaaactttgatcaaattttagatcAAATCTTGTTAACCTGCTGAAACTTGTTCCAAATTGCACTTGAAATGATTTCTGTTCTTATCATTGTAGGACATTACGAAGTCTATCACTAGTGAAGCTTGCCAGTCACTGAAAAGAAGGCGTGATATGTTTGCTGGCCTGAAATTGAAACAAGAGATCCTTTTGTGTGAGTCGTCTTACTGGGAAGATTGTTTCTCAACAATACTATACTACCTGGTTCTTGTTTGCCTTTTTGTGTCCTCAGCATCTCATCTTTTCTAATTGTACAACACAGTAACCGTTGAATTGCAGTACACCGTAATTTTACACTCATTTGTCATTCTTAGGTTACATACTGGTAAGATGACTTGTACCTTGGACAACGGAATCAGAGTCTACTACCCTTGTTTTCCACCTATTGTCTGAATAACCAACAAAATATCTGTTGTAACTCATCTGCTTGGGACATGTTTGTGGCTGCATTATTTGTTGAAAAGCATTAGCTTATACATGTCCTTTTTGCTACCAGGCCTTGTTGATCAGATAATACATACAAGCGAGAATGTTGACATCGATGACTTAATCAAGGATCTTCATCCAAAGGTACATTCTAAACAATTGATTCACTATTTGtaagtatatgtatattaCTACAACGACAACTGAAGGCAAAATGATCCTTTCTTTCAGGTAATGCTGGGTATACCTTTGTTGGAAGGAAACAGCCCAGCTTCATGCTTTCCACGAATTGCTATTGGCTATGATGCTGTGTGCTACAGTTACATATGGAGTGAGGTCTGATCTTGAACACAACTCCTAAGGCATATTGCAtccatcatatatttttaaatcattagtaaagcatatatgtttttacaaTGCAGGTGTTTGCTGCTGATCTATTtgcatcaaaatttaaagacGACTTGCTAAATCAGCACGTGGGGTTGCGGTTTAGAAATAAGGTAGCGAAATTTGCCCCTGCGGCATTATATACTTCATGACAGGCTCATGGCAGTTGTTCTAAAATGCTTTGCATCATTCAGGTATTGGCTCCAGGAGGCTCAAAAAATCCCGTTGATATCATAACTGACTACCTTGGACGAGAACCATCATTGCAGGCTTTTATTCAGAGCAAAACAAGGAACATTTTGTGAAAAAAGTGTAAACCTTGGGGTTCAATTAGTGtcgaggattttttttccccctaaGGAGGTGGCTAGTGTTGAGTTCTTATTGTCATTTGTTTGTTGAACTGTTTAGTCCAACGAGAATGTTTTTGCAGTGCCAAGATATCTTGGAGCTGTCATTTTTCTAACATCAAGACCTGTCAAGTTTCAGCCATATAGTGCAATGCTTGTCTAGTGTACAATTAGCAGGAAAAATGACTAGGGAAATGGGGTGAAGGTGACGGTGCTGGAACTTGAAAGATAACACAAGCATACATGTCAAAAGAACACGCATGTCAGAATGTGGATTGGACAAGCATGGAGACATACGAAACTTAGGCATGAAATTTGTTGGTTTAAGCACGAAGCTTGTCATGCCTTGAACCTCGCAAAACGAAGGTAGAAACTTCGAAATTTGAAGGAAATGGGTAAAATGCACACAAAGTGACAAGATAACTTCCATTCGAATAGTGCCGTGGAATTTGCGTTAGAAAACCATTGAGTGGTACCAAAACTACAATCAAAACAAGTAAAGGTAAACCAGGTTAAATCAGTGAAGTTCGTTGAGCACACGCGACAATATATCAACGCTTTCTTTTACTGGAGACAATGGTACTTCTACCCTTATTTTTCcacaaccaaaatttaaattttcaatcttaaagttagagttgattttggtgttttttattttagtttattttttagactttatttttatattgctaagacatatataaaaagtttatttataaattatttttcgtttacagaTATACggtttcacttttttttttcataaaaaggcCAAAAGAGTATCTCCTTTGCCTTCTCAAAAATGGTAAATTCAAGCCCCAACAATTTCATATTACACAAAGGgtacaaaagaaatgaaagaaTTGAGCTCTACAGGTGGGAGAGCATCGTCTTTGAGTTCGGTCTACAATTTGCACACTACATTTTCTGTCACAAAGACCATCAATaaattgggaaaaaaattacccAGTACTCACATTAGGCTAACAGGTTCCTCGCCTCCGCTTTGCAGTTCCTCCCATTACCAGGTGAAAAAGAACATGTTGATGCTTTCCCGTAAGTCTATTTCACATTTCTGATATATTTTCTACAACTAGTACGAGAACTCATGTCCTCGGAGGGATATGTATTTCTTCATCCATATGGCAATGTCCTCGGCGCAGGCCTGGGCCTGCGGTGTCTTGAGGAACACATCGAGGGTTGCAAACTCATGAACTGTATCCTTGTAGTCGAGGACAGGTGCATCGACATTCACCTTGCGGAGCTCCTCCGAGTAAGCAATCGCTCGATCCCTCATCCAGTCATGTTCCGCAATGACTGTCAAGGTTGGGGGCATGCATTTCAGCGGTGGCCCTCCTCTATCAGGAGCCAGAGGGTTGGCAGCAGGATGATCCAGGCTGAACTCCTTCtctgataaaaataatctccAGGCAAGTATACATGTTGACTTGTCATAGAAGTACGAGTTTGCGAGCCTTATTTCCGAGTGTGTTGGAACACTCCCTATGAAGAATGGGTACATCAGAACCTGTGCAACAACCTTGATAGGGTCAAATAGCTTTCCATCTTCCACTGCCTTCCGAGTGACAAAATTAGCAATATTGGCACCACAGCTTACACCAAGTAGTACACATCTGCTTCAATTAAAAGACAACATATGGTCAAACTATGGTAATACCAGTGCACAACAATTAGCACAAAAGgaaataatcataaataattaGATATATTAGCTAGCAAGACAAGAAACAGTTGTTGAACAAAAGGAAACACTTTAAGCGTTGAGAAGTCTCCACCCAGGAAGGTGTAACATCAAGCAACAGAGGTTGAAATGCAGATGGTACATCACCATGTACATGTCATTCAAGAGATGATAAAACCACAAGCAATAAGCTGGTAATGTGAATACTGAAACAGAATTTTAACAAAGTTTTATTAGAAACTTGAAATATTATGTGACAGACTCTCCATACCAAATTATTATGCAATCCTGGAATTATTCATTCCAGGAGTTTAGCTGACTCCAAATTCAATCATAGGTAACTTTACTAGCATCTAAAGTTATTTAGATTGTGCTGAGACCATTAACGGTTATCTACTCAACATTTAGCTTCCAGATGAATAGAACTTTCCCTAAGAGATACTGACTACATTTTAGCAAAGAAAAAGTGAGAGCACATGCCACGTATCAAACGAATCTTAAAATGAAATAGTGTTATAAATGTCACTGACCATTCGGACTGCAGTCCTGGTGAACTGATAATAGGAATTCTTTttaatcatctattttttcatAGAGTAACTGTATTCTGTTGTGAGCCCCTGTACCATCACACTCCACATGAAAAGCTCAAGTGCATGCAGATGGTGTGATATAGCATATGCATATCAGGCAATTCTAATTATCAGGACTAAACATTGAACCTGTCCCAATGAACATTATCACGCATTTGAAATCTGGTACCACTGAAATAGCAACTAGCGTGGAACATATATTCACTCAAAAGAAGTGGAATTTACCACATTTTCATATTACTACCATTTGAAAATCGATAGCAAACCAAGTAAAATATCTCTTCATCTCTTCCAATATGAGTACTATAACATTTTCTATGTACAGTACCATGAGAAATTAtttgatcaatagatgaaaggttcaaaagaaaaatcctaTAATCTTGACTCAATTCTTTTGATTGTCCACTCAATTGGTAATGCAGTGTTAAAATTTCCTATCCATTTTATTGGAATATAGTATTGAGTAACTCAAGTATAAAAGTACTGGAATATAGCATCGAGTAACTCAAGTATTAAAGAGAGGATCAAACTAATCTTACCTTGCAGGATCACCATGGGCGGCAATCCACGGCTCGACAGTAGAGGCACCGAATGTGTCCACCCCGCCCCCAACCTTGCTCATCATGGCGAGATTCGCTTGCTTGGCGATCCACCTGAGCACCCTTACCCCATCATCAAACGCCGCAGGATAGCGGCTCTCCGGCGCGAGCCTGTAgcccacggcgacgacgatggcgtcGCATAGCTTGGCAACCCTCCTGCAGAAGGCGTCGTTGGCGGCGGAGCTGCTGCTCCCGGACACGAACCCCCCGCCGTGGAACTGGACGACGATGGGCAGCCTCCGTCGcgcggaggccgcggcgcgcggggaggagacCGCGTGCGGCAGGTATCCCCTGTAGGGCGCGCCGGTGGCAGGCGGGGGCTCGCTGGCGCGCCGTGGGCGGAGGCCGAGGCTGTGcaggtgcggcggcggggtggggAGGAAGATGCGGACGGAGAGGGAGGAGTTGGGGTCGATGTGGAGGTCCTTGGaggcgacgccgtcggccgcggAGAACGTCGGGTTCGACGGCGCCGTGGCCTCGTCCGAGCGGCAGGAGACCCCGAAAGCCACggcgtccgcggcggcggcctcccctcctcccgccgccgcgagcgacTGGAGCttgtggcggaggaggagcttgAAGAACACGCTGTAGATCTTCACGCCGACGCCCGGCATCGCTCGCCGTCCGggcctcacctcacctcacctccccTCGCCTGGATCCACACATCCGACGAGCGAGCCCGCCCGCCGCACGGATCTACTAATCAATCCCACACAAACACACCCCGCaaccctcgccctcgccgcagATCACTAGCTCGGATTCAGCCCAGAAACAACAGACCCAGACCGCGTCAAAATTGCACAGCGACCCcccaacaaacaaacaaacaccgGGATAAACCAGATTAGATTGGATTAGCCAGTGCGGCGCGACCGATGATGGAGTGGTTGGGCGAAGCGAATGGCGATTGGTCGGGCGGCAATCCGGATGAGGACGATGatggcagcagcggcagcggcagcggccgcggcggcgcggggtggCGGTATCCGGAAGAATCGAGAGGCGAAATCCggagcgaggcgaggcgaggcgagaggAGAGGTTGGTGAGGCGGAAGGAAAAGACGGGGAAGGAAGGGTTCGTTCGCTCGCAGGCTCGCTGGCTGGATTGATTGTGATTTCGGATGCAGCCGACCGACGCGACGGCCGCTCCCGAAATGCGACCGGTGCTTTTCGGTTCAAGCGGCCCCGCTCCGTCACTTGTGACTTGTCACCTCGGTGATTTTGAATCTGGATGCGAAGCTTCTGAAGAATTCTATTTGTCCACCATTTGCTGCTAATATACGTGGTGTTTTTGCGAgatggatgaatttttttttgtttttctatacatattttatgacACTATGTTCGTCCAAAATACAATACATAAATTGTGtctcttatctaaatttgatttattttcagttCTTATCACCAAAACGACTAATCAAGGTAACTTAAACAAGAAGTGATTATAACTCTTTTATGGTCTCTATGTAGTGCAATTGcaccatatattttaaaacaaatagagTATGAATGATAGAATTAGCTACTGAAAAGTTGAAGatctgttttaaaaatataagatgataaactatacataatttgttatcaaaaatatactatttaacaatttaaaaggcACACACGTAAAAGCCTAAGTAGCGGTATTTCAGTTAGGCTATGGCTCTATTTTCGAGCCTGCAATTACCTCTTCtcacaaaacttttaaaagataaaagtcaTCACTTAGATTATAAGAATATGTATTCGTAGAATCTTGAGAATAAAAATGAACTATAAGCCAAAACATAAAACCAAACCTTATTAATTCTATGAAGTTAACTTTTCATTGACTTCTTACCAGAATATTAAGCTCTctaaggggtgtttgtttctagggactaaactttagctcctagtcacatcggatgtttggatatttattgtaaatagtaaacgtagtctattaACAAAATtcattcataatcttggactaattcgtgagacgaatctaataaaCCTAactaatccatgattagcctatatgagatacggtaaacatttgctaattatggattaattaggctcaaaaaaatgtctcgtggattagctctcatttataaaattagtttttctattagtctatgtttaatactttaaattagtgtccaaatatctgATGTGACTTTTAGCCTCATCTAACCAACCCCTAAATAGGACATATGTTTAAGATAACTTAGATTTTAGATTTAGAGagttatcttatttttataactatttgagAATAGAAGTAACTAACTAATATAAAGACAAAGTCTTGTTTTAAAATCCCAGGCGGGTGACTTTAACATACTATCTTCgtccaaaataaattgttttttagttttactCATTCGTCCctaaaagactttattttgaACTATTATTGTCTTAGAGTTTGACAAAGAGAGAAACTCAATAATTTTTGAACAGCactttttcctatgttttcttTGCGCctataagaaaagaaaaacacgatggaaaaaaaactcgaaatcaactccaaatttaatgttgaaagtcaaattttggcttataagcaaaagctaaaagatgtgGGCGTTAGATTTTTCCTCGGTTTTCGTGTGCACGttttctaaactactaaatgatgtatttttaaaaaactttatataaaaagtccataatcttatctttttaaaataatattttaactttgtaatagcTAATTCCGCCGTTTTACagtattaaatagttataaaaataaaaaaagtatatttatcttttatctttagcGGTAAAAGAACCCAATCTAAAGATGGAGTCCCTCGGGATGGAGGAGCAGTTTTTGTTTCACACGGAAATACACCGTGTATGAGCTTGAAAAGCGTGTTTCCGATAATCCGAAATCTATCGATGAAATAGAATGCAGCATTAGTGTTAACCAGATAAATAATAACATGGGCATCAGGATAACCAGCTCTGCTTACCCCTCCAAGGCAAGTATCCGGGCTGACATTGAACTAGGGCATTAAGGCCAGGTCCTACCAGAAAGCATCTGCTTCGTGCCGTTGATCACGTTGCAGAACACCCGGCGTTTCTCACTCCCAACCTTGCTGTTCTCGGGGAAAATATTCTGATACACATAGGAACGTCTCCTCGTCTATTgtattgcatgctatctaaataattatcaaaattttaaaaaaataaagatagttAGTATAAGATAGATCACTACAgacatgcaagttcaaatatgacttctataattcatagcaaaaataacaaattaaattctaaagtagaagttatatttgaacttgcatatttgtgtagtgatatatcttatattaatctatctttataaattttttaatgactatttggGTAGCATGTAATAAACGAGGATATCTCTCGAGGGTTTAAAACCGTGTTCTCGCACGTTCCATGCTGTTCCTGTCGGTGCAGCaggtcaagaaaaaaaaaaggaaaaatatcgGGAAGAAACAAAAGAGAGTAGCAACAGATCCTCACTCGTTCGCATGCATTGCAGCGGTCAATTCGCTCGTCGCGAAGACCGTGTCGCTGTGTGCGCTTGGAGACTTGGAGTACGCACGCTACGTGTGATGAGCCGGCAACTTATGCCACGGAGAATTTTGGCACGGTTTCATCGGATTAACCGGAACGGTTCAACGGCTCGTATCGGCGTAGCAGCAGTAAATTTCTAAGCTAAAGAGATATACAAGAGctgagcaatttttttttaaaaaatatgtgtatctGGTTACTATCTCTGCATATATGTACGGATGCATATAATTATGTATACTGGTATGATATAAACATGTTGGCAATCATCAATCTAAACAGCTAAATGATAAATTGATAAGTATGCAGCACAACATGTCACGCTAGCAACAACTCAATAAGGCGGCCACCCACAGAAATTTACAACGTAGCAGTATATTTTGATAGACAATTCTACAGATGTCTCGTGTCTCCTTTCATGTAATTCTCCTGATGATTATCTCTATATTTTTCCCTCatcttgatatatatatatatatatatatatatatatatatatatatattacactcTATTTggaattcattaaaaaaagtatgCACGAGAAATAACCAGTCAGCCGGGGCGGCCGACGGAGACAGAGAGCACACAGGTTGAAACGAAACGCAGAGGCTGCAACCGCGTCATGCCGCGTTAGTCCGGACTGGCCAGCTGGGGCACATGGGCCCGATTTCATTAAGCGCGGGAACCCAGAAACCCATGTAAAAAAGCCGCGGAAACTGGGTCGTACATGCTTGCTTGCTGATCCACCAATCTGGGCAGTACAAAGTACAAACTTGGCACCAAGGTTACATGGGCCGCTTCTTCACCGTGCGGATCGTTAACAATGGCCGCGATCATATGTGGGCCATATTGATGTCCGGATATACTATTACGGGCCTCGCACCTGTTGAGCATCTAGGCCCATGAGGTCCAACCTGGACCGTGCATGGCGATCCCAAGATTTACGGGGCCGCTTCTGTCGCTACAGGAAATAAGTTCATCCGATATCCCTCAACTTTACGTCAAGTTTGCCTAAGTTCCCTGATCCCCAATACCAGAAATCTTTACTCCTCAACTATTAGAAAGTATGCAGAATAGGTCCCATGGTCCTATATCACAGGGGAATGGGACTAAAAAGCAGGGCTGACACTCCATAAGTCATCAAAGCTTTAGGATCTGAACTGCGGTTTGTGATCGCTGGAATTGTGAGCCGAGAGGTGCTTTAGTAAACATCTCAAATTAGAGAAAAGCAAATTAAGCAAAGCTCAACACTGTGGATTAACCCTCACAGGGCTATATTAAATAATCCATTCGTGGAATTTCCATCTTGTCTGGTGCCAATTTAGTTTTGTGGCATCATCAAAATACCTCAATATTGAACAGTTTTCATGCGAAAGAGGAATAAGAGCTTATGTATGTCTACAGCTCCCAGTTCACGCAAAGGAAGAGCCTCCTAAGTTTTAACTATATGTTTGCTGTTTACTGTCAGAATCTAACTGAATTCCCAGTTTTGATATCGTTCACAGTCAAAGAACAATGGTTGAGTAGTAGCACCTCCTGCCAATTGACCTCAACTCGAGTCACCCAACCACACCCTTCCTTGTAGCGTTCCACTTGACAAATCATGCAACATCAAGGCTTAATCATTAGTCACAAGACAAATTGAGAGTtgtacatgaaaaacataatgATGAAAACAAAGTGCTCAAGgcaagcaaaaaaatcaatgatcgTTTGAAATGCAGTGGACAATAGCAAGGGGGACTCGCATGGTAACAAATGGTATATGCAGTAGACACAGGAAAATCCTTGACAGGTAATTCCGGTACAACGATGACCTCACAGTGAAAAACTGGTAACTAAGTACCGGGACCTATTCTGTACGGTTTCTAATATTTGAGACGTAGAGATTTATTGGGGATTGAGGACCTCAAATAAATTTGACCTAAAGTTGAAGGAGGTCAGGTGAACTCATTCTTCGCTGGGACGACATGAAATGTTGGGCCATCAGTGGACCTAAAGCTCTGCAAAGGTCCAATTGTGG
This is a stretch of genomic DNA from Oryza brachyantha chromosome 1, ObraRS2, whole genome shotgun sequence. It encodes these proteins:
- the LOC102722270 gene encoding probable carboxylesterase 16, which codes for MPGVGVKIYSVFFKLLLRHKLQSLAAAGGGEAAAADAVAFGVSCRSDEATAPSNPTFSAADGVASKDLHIDPNSSLSVRIFLPTPPPHLHSLGLRPRRASEPPPATGAPYRGYLPHAVSSPRAAASARRRLPIVVQFHGGGFVSGSSSSAANDAFCRRVAKLCDAIVVAVGYRLAPESRYPAAFDDGVRVLRWIAKQANLAMMSKVGGGVDTFGASTVEPWIAAHGDPARCVLLGVSCGANIANFVTRKAVEDGKLFDPIKVVAQVLMYPFFIGSVPTHSEIRLANSYFYDKSTCILAWRLFLSEKEFSLDHPAANPLAPDRGGPPLKCMPPTLTVIAEHDWMRDRAIAYSEELRKVNVDAPVLDYKDTVHEFATLDVFLKTPQAQACAEDIAIWMKKYISLRGHEFSY